One genomic segment of Theobroma cacao cultivar B97-61/B2 chromosome 6, Criollo_cocoa_genome_V2, whole genome shotgun sequence includes these proteins:
- the LOC18595349 gene encoding topless-related protein 1: MSSLSRELVFLILQFLDEEKFKETVHKLEQESGFFFNMKYFEDEVHNGNWDEVEKYLSGFTKVDDNRYSMKIFFEIRKQKYLEALDKHDRSKAVEILVKDLKVFATFNEELFKEITQLLTLENFRENEQLSKYGDTKSARAIMLVELKKLIEANPLFRDKLQFPNLKNSRLRTLINQSLNWQHQLCKNPRPNPDIKTLFVDHSCGQPNGARAPSPANNPLLGSLPKAGGFPPLGAHGPFQPTPAPVPAPLAGWMSNPSTVTHPAVSGGGAIGLGASSIPAALKHPRTPPTNPSVDYPPGDSDHVSKRTRPMGISDEVNLPVNVLPVTFPGHGHSQTFNAPDDLPKTVARTLNQGSSPMSMDFHPKQQTLLLVGTNVGEIALWEVGSREQLVLKNFRVWELSACSMPLQAALAKDPAVSVNRVIWNQPHPEGSLFGVAYSRHIVQIYSYHGGDDVRQHLEIDAHVGGVNDLAFSLPNKQLCVITCGDDKTIKVWDASTGAKQFIFEGHEAPVYSVCPHHKENIQFIFSTAVDGKIKAWLYDNMGSRVDYEAPGRWCTTMAYSADGTRLFSCGTSKEGDSFIVEWNESEGAVKRTYQGFRKRSLGVVQFDTTKNRYLAAGDDFSIKFWDMDNISLLTSIDADGGLPASPRIRFNKDGSLLAVSTNDNGIKILANSDGMRLLRTMENLSYDASRASEAPKPTINSISAAAAAAAAVAATSAGIADRSASVVAIAAMNGDARSLGDVKPRITEESSDKSKIWKLTEISEPSQCRSLRLPENLRVTKISRLIFTNSGNAILALASNAIHLLWKWQRSERNTIGKATASVPPQLWQPSSGILMTNDVADTNPEEAVPCFALSKNDSYVMSASGGKISLFNMMTFKTMATFMPPPPAATFLAFHPQDNNIIAIGMDDSTIQIYNVRVDEVKSKLKGHSKRITGLAFSHVLNVLVSSGADSQLCVWNTDGWEKQKARFLQVSAGRTPMAQSDTRVQFHQDQIHFLVVHETQLAIYETTKLECVKQWVPRESSAPITHATFSCDSQLVYASFLDATVCVFSAANLRLRCRINPSAYLPASISSNVHPLVIAAHPSEPNEFALGLSDGGVHVFEPLESENKWGVPPPVENGSASSVAATPSVGAPGPEQAQR, from the exons ATGTCGTCTCTCAGTAGAGAGCTCGTGTTCTTGATCTTACAGTTTCTAGATGAGGAAAAGTTTAAAGAGACTGTGCACAA gCTTGAACAGGAATCtgggtttttctttaatatgAAATATTTCGAGGATGAGGTGCATAATGGAAATTGGGATGAGGTTGAGAAATACCTGTCTGGTTTCACCAAGGTTGACGATAACCGATATTCTATGAAAATCTTTTTTGAGATAAGAAAGCAGAAGTATCTTGAGGCATTGGATAA GCATGATCGATCCAAGGCTGTGGAGATATTGGTAAAGGATTTGAAAGTTTTTGCTACATTTAATGAGGAGCTTTTCAAGGAAATCACTCAGCTTTTGACGTTGGAGAATTTTAG AGAGAATGAACAATTGTCAAAGTATGGAGATACCAAGTCTGCTAGAGCAATCATGTTAGTTGAACTCAAGAAGCTTATTGAAGCAAATCCTTTATTCCGTGATAAATTGCAGTTCCCTAACCTTAAAAATTCGAGGTTACGGACCCTCATTAATCAGAG CTTGAATTGGCAGCATCAACTTTGTAAAAACCCCAGGCCAAATCCAGATATAAAAACCCTCTTTGTGGATCACTCATGTGGACAGCCAAATGGTGCACGGGCACCGTCACCTGCAAATAATCCACTTCTTGGATCCTTACCAAAAGCTGGAGGTTTTCCTCCCCTAGGTGCTCATGGG CCTTTTCAACCTACACCAGCACCAGTTCCAGCACCCCTTGCAGGTTGGATGTCAAATCCTTCAACCGTAACTCATCCAGCAGTTTCTGGTGGAGGAGCTATTGGTCTTGGTGCTTCTTCAATCCCAG CTGCATTGAAGCATCCAAGGACTCCTCCGACTAATCCATCTGTAGACTACCCACCTGGGGACTCTGATCATGTTTCCAAAAGGACAAGGCCCATGGGGATTTCTGATGAG GTAAATCTTCCTGTCAATGTGCTGCCGGTTACATTTCCTGGCCATGGTCACAGTCAGACTTTCAATGCACCCGATGATCTTCCAAAGACTGTTGCAAGAACTCTAAATCAGGGTTCATCTCCTATGAGCATGGATTTTCATCCTAAGCAACAGACTCTACTTCTAG TTGGTACCAATGTTGGGGAGATAGCATTGTGGGAAGTTGGTTCTCGGGAGCAGCTGGTTTTAAAGAACTTCAGAGTTTGGGAACTTAGTGCTTGTTCAATGCCTCTGCAG GCTGCTCTAGCCAAAGATCCTGCTGTCTCTGTAAACCGTGTAATTTGGAACCAACCCCACCCTGAGGGTTCTCTATTTG GAGTTGCTTACTCAAGGCACATTGTGCAAATTTATTCTTACCATGGTGGTGATGACGTTCGGCAACATTTGGAG ATTGACGCTCATGTTGGTGGAGTAAATGATCTTGCATTCTCTCTTCCAAATAAGCAACTTTGTGTAATAACCTGTGGTGATGACAAGACAATTAAG GTGTGGGATGCTAGCACTGGTGCAAAGCAATTTATCTTTGAAGGTCATGAGGCTCCTGTTTATTCTGTCTGCCCTCACCATAAAGAAAACATTCAG TTTATCTTTTCAACAGCTGTAGATGGAAAGATAAAGGCATGGTTGTATGATAATATGGGATCTCGGGTTGACTATGAAGCTCCTGGTCGTTGGTGCACAACCATGGCCTACAGTGCTGATGGTACAAG GCTGTTCTCCTGTGGCACCAGTAAAGAAGGGGACTCATTCATCGTAGAATGGAATGAAAGTGAAGGGGCTGTGAAGAGGACATATCAAGGATTCCGGAAGCGTTCTTTGGGTGTTGTGCAATTTGACACAACTAAGAATAGGTATTTGGCGGCTGGTGATGATTTCTCTATCAAATTCTGGGATATGGATAATATTTCACTGTTGACCAGTATTGATGCCGATGGAGGTCTTCCA GCTAGCCCACGCATCCGCTTTAATAAGGATGGCTCTCTTTTGGCTGTTTCTACCAATGATAATGGGATTAAGATTTTGGCGAACTCAGATGGTATGCGATTATTGCGCACTATGGAAAACCTTTCTTATGATGCATCAAGAGCATCTGAAGCCCCAAAG CCTACTATAAATTCAATCTCCGCCGCTGCAGCAGCAGCGGCAGCAGTAGCTGCTACTAGTGCTGGAATTGCAGACAGAAGTGCCTCTGTGGTTGCAATTGCCGCAATG AATGGGGATGCCCGGAGTTTGGGGGATGTGAAACCCAGAATAACGGAAGAATCCAGTGATAAATCAAAGATTTGGAAGCTCACTGAAATCAGTGAACCATCTCAGTGTCGATCTTTGAGGCTTCCTGAAAACTTGAGGGTAACCAAG ATATCAAGGTTAATCTTCACAAATTCAGGTAATGCTATTTTGGCATTAGCATCAAATGCTATTCACTTGCTTTGGAAGTGGCAGCGAAGTGAACGTAATACAATTGGCAAG GCAACTGCTAGTGTACCACCTCAGTTGTGGCAACCATCAAGCGGCATTTTGATGACAAATGATGTTGCTGACACAAATCCCGAAGAGGCCGTGCCTTGTTTTGCTTTATCAAAGAATGATTCTTATGTAATGTCAGCATCTGGGGGAAAGATTTCCTTGTTTAATATGATGACATTTAAG ACAATGGCAACTTTCATGCCACCGCCGCCAGCAGCAACTTTTCTTGCATTCCACCCACaagataataatattattgcTATAGGCATGGATGATTCAACAATTCAGATATATAATGTCCGTGTGGACGAG GTGAAGAGTAAACTTAAAGGCCACTCCAAAAGAATAACTGGCCTGGCCTTCTCTCATGTACTGAATGTGCTTGTCTCATCAGGAGCAGATTCTCAg CTTTGCGTATGGAACACTGATGGATGGGAAAAGCAGAAGGCCAGATTCTTGCAGGTTTCAGCTGGGAGGACCCCAATGGCACAGTCAGACACGCGAGTACAATTCCATCAGGACCAGATACATTTTCTTGTTGTACATGAGACTCAGCTTGCAATATATGAAACAACAAAGCTAGAATGTGTGAAGCAG TGGGTCCCACGTGAATCTTCTGCACCAATAACTCATGCAACATTCTCATGTGATAGCCAACTGGTATATGCCAGCTTTCTAGATGCAACTGTCTGTGTGTTTAGTGCTGCGAACCTCAGACTACGTTGTCGTATAAATCCTTCTGCTTATCTTCCTGCTAGTATCAG TTCCAATGTTCACCCACTTGTAATTGCTGCACATCCATCAGAGCCAAATGAATTTGCATTGGGACTCTCAGATGGCGGGGTTCATGTCTTTGAGCCCCTTGAATCTGAAAATAAATGGGGCGTGCCTCCACCAGTTGAAAATGGGTCGGCCAGCAGTGTGGCAGCAACACCTTCAGTTGGAGCTCCGGGACCAGAACAAGCCCAGAGATGA